The following DNA comes from Phytohabitans rumicis.
GTACGGCGCGGTCGCCGAGAGCGCGGCGCCGGCGCCCCCGTCCGGAGCCGCGCGGCGGGCCGTGGGCGCCCTGCGGACGGCCGCCCGGACTCGGGCGTTCTGGCTGCTGGCCGGCGGCTTCGCGATCTGCGGTGCGACCACGAACGGCCTGGTTGGCACGCACTTCATCCCGGCCGCCCACGACCACGGCATGGCGGAGACCACCGCCGCCGGCCTGCTCGCGCTGGTGGGGCTCTTCGACATCGCCGGCACGATCGCGTCCGGCTGGCTCACCGACCGGGTGGACAGCCGGCTGCTGCTCGGCGCGTACTACGCGCTGCGCGGCGGCTCGCTGCTGGTGCTGCCGAGCCTGTTCGCCGACAGCGCGGGGCCGAGCATGCTGGTGTTCATCGTCTTCTACGGGCTTGACTGGGTGGCCACCGTGCCGCCGACGGTCGCCCTGTGCCGGGAGTACTTCGGCGAGAGTGGGCCGATCGTGTTCGGCTGGGTGTTCGCGGCGCACCAGTTCGGCGCGGCGGTGGCGGCGACCGGCGCCGGCCTGGTGCGCGACCAGCTCGGCACCTACGCCCTGGCCTGGTACGTCGCCGGCGCCCTGTCGGTCGGCGCCGCCGTCCTGTCCCTCCTGCTACGCCGCGGCGGCGCCCCCGCCCCATCCCGATCCCCGTGCCCGCCCCCGCGGTCGCCTGGCGCCTCCGCTAGCCCCCGCGCCCGCCGGCCCTCACCCCGCGCCCCCACCCGCGCTCCCCGCGCGCGATCAAGGGCATTGCCGCCGATCAAGGGCAAACGGTCGTGCTTCGATCTCCAATCCACGACCTTTTGCCCTTGATCGGCGCCGTTTTCCTTGATCGCCGCGCTTAGGCCCGCCGCGCGTCGCGGGCCTAAGCGCCGCCCGTCGCGCGCCGCCCGTGGCCTATGGCGTGTTGATCAGGGACTGGCTCTCTCGGCGCGCTGAAACACGCCAGAGGGACTCCCTGATCAACCGGGAGGGGCCGGCGGGACCGGGGGGTGACGGGGTGTATCAGGACTGCGGGGTGGGGGGGCTCTGGTGGGTGAAGGGGGCTCAGCGCGCTGGACTCGTCGGCGCAGATCATCGCCTGGGCGGTGCTTTTCGGGTACGCGCAGCAGGTCTTCACCCGGCTGGTCGACCAGCAGGCGCAGACCGTCCTGAACCGGGTGGGCGGCGCGAAGAGCGAACCATTGAATCCTACTTAGTCGATAGAGTATCGTCCTTCTATGGGCGAGGCAGGGTATGACGGGCGGCGCCTGGAGCAGTGGCTGGCGGGTGAGGCGCGCGCCGACGGCTTCTCCCGGCGGGACGTCATGCGGCTGTCGGCGAGCCTGGGACTCGCCGCGCTGCCCGGCCTCGGGCTGACTGAGCAGTCGGTCACGGCCGACGGGCCGATCCTCAAGCCGTTGCCGCCGGAGCTCTTCCAGGTGTTCGGCACCAACGCGGAGACCCGCTGGGAGGCCCTGCGCGACGTGGGCTACCTCGTCCCGGTCGACCGCTTCTTCGTCCGCAACCACACGCTGACCCCGCGCGTCGACGCGGACACCTGGCGGCTGCGGCTGTACGGCACCGGGCTGCGCGGGGCGCCGACGCTGGACAGCCCGGTCGAGTTCACCTACCGGCAGCTGCGCGACCTGCCGGCCGAGACGCTGACCGCGTACGTGGAGTGCGCGGGCAACGGGCGCAGCTTCTTCGCGGGCCAGCAACAGCAGTCCGTCTCGGGTACGGCGTGGAAGCTCGGCGCGGTGGGCGTGGCCCGCTGGCGCGGCGTACGTCTGTCCACTGTGCTCAAACGCGCCGGGCTGACCCGGTCGGCCGTCGACGTGCAGCCGGTCGGGC
Coding sequences within:
- a CDS encoding MFS transporter gives rise to the protein MLACGPLATAYPLIHTRTVTRRLHPAWLVAVVAFVALVGAAGFRATPSVLLHPLHAEFRWPLATISAAVSVNLILYGLTAPFAAALMERFGMRRVVSGALLLVAAGSGLTVFMNASWQLILCWGVLVGLGTGSMALAFVATVTGRWFVRRRGLVTGVLTAGGAAGQLVFLPLLATVVQASGWRTAALIVAGSALAVVPLVVWRLRDHPADLGVTAYGAVAESAAPAPPSGAARRAVGALRTAARTRAFWLLAGGFAICGATTNGLVGTHFIPAAHDHGMAETTAAGLLALVGLFDIAGTIASGWLTDRVDSRLLLGAYYALRGGSLLVLPSLFADSAGPSMLVFIVFYGLDWVATVPPTVALCREYFGESGPIVFGWVFAAHQFGAAVAATGAGLVRDQLGTYALAWYVAGALSVGAAVLSLLLRRGGAPAPSRSPCPPPRSPGASASPRARRPSPRAPTRAPRARSRALPPIKGKRSCFDLQSTTFCP